The following proteins are co-located in the Melanotaenia boesemani isolate fMelBoe1 chromosome 5, fMelBoe1.pri, whole genome shotgun sequence genome:
- the arhgef11 gene encoding rho guanine nucleotide exchange factor 11 isoform X2, whose translation MSLRQPTSTLDSRAASKKNGHLFRLSSLTIGDSERKSSAGQQREQIADIITETTSPGLVQRCVVVQKDQLGFGFTVCGERIKLVQNVRPGGAAVKAGVQEGDRIIKVNGSLVSSMSHQEVVKLIKSGTYVALTLQGPPPSAASLPLEPLPTDLTPNQRTSLGSEAPPPPPPPLPSGPSSGTSQRITGPKPLQDPEVQKHATQILRKMLEQEEAELQGLMEEQLKNPSPLLEERIESAKRRAHQVRVKIQQDLEGTRSESVTGFIIAGEGRQSVDSSEGDVEAFESPHSSPSFSFRTTHHRRQSSDTNPLYDTGGKAQIISPEEEDEDYDGYAFNEMDGLFQDIESLKSRPAHMTVFMRYVFTQLLDPNPLLFYLSVEAYLGSSPKDARALAPQICSHFLDPDAPLKIKVREEYLTDIESRLHAQEDIRGPLSELQQQVLPDIQDQIQDYRNKQMMGLGSLFGEGDLQLLDGDPVKERQVVDRQVTALWEILSKHEEDRSSPLASAVLLYLRHSGIKLRDSKVFPGLSTEKEKWLAFLKTKKLTGNKKDKDGEDKKRNPILKYIGKPRSTSQSTFHVPLSPTEVRPGSVRNIIQQFENNPDMPGEEGGDSADPQRLSSSSLCEEGMDSPAVSTRLARSESLKAQGEGRRRGVASGAETVPRSRSDVDMEDCGEEREQSGLRLLQHSASSSASSSSARSLENPTPPYTPRSRRRSVDSTLALLPDAAALEEEVCDGQNWQDTVSPQLLATLSPREVDRQAVIYELYTTEVSHLRTLRVLDKVFFEKMRSVLNSEELACIFPNLHHVYKLHASLCEAMKKRRETPTVQEIGDVMLARFEGAAGEEFQDQATLLCCQQTQALELIKNKKRKDPRFAHLIQECEASPQCRRLQLKDLLVSEMLRLTKYPLLLDNIIKHTEAGSSDLPALQRAQACCRGILQVVNEGVRETEHRQCLSQYQRRLDAAPQFKNLDLTTKRMIHEGPLTWRINRDKQIEIQALLLSDYLVLLQRGPDDRLQLRYPSRWLGGGGGGGGDSKTSFSPLVKLDSLLVRSVATDNKALYVISTTERQIYELVAGTSSEKNNWKDLLEKTISSAGGSSPLIKHTMPLSSPSLRSASPVSTGSNVFGDTSMAEQSDSTETHSSNDDNISENTPMDQSGAFNCSEGQAFGVAEAALQDVETLRQLILRDLEEDGWSHDSDDTPTNETTNGRSSFTARQRPESLETVLNFSTNEWDAEPEEVPTPSDSRPCSVQVVRKAVVAGPLPPPSCSSVPDDITDDVGLPSNQSSKSRGNTFYLVMPTEQGESLTDDINDPPTPTATNFPQPPVGVMTFQMQPEEEAASSTEFNQSETMQLEQEKGKKGSPLQAANQNHVIKNVDEIFHTIEGLMCKLRKLKEIEKAHHRLLETLRESSVNQESEDQHCCSATVSRTPSMDRSSGDGKEGSPAESKILSTGF comes from the exons GTCCTGGTCTGGTCCAGCGATGTGTGGTCGTGCAAAAAGACCAGCTTGGTTTTGGCTTCACAGTGTGCGGAGAGAGAATCAAGCTAGTGCAGAATGTCCGACCAG GTGGTGCAGCGGTCAAGGCTGGGGTTCAGGAGGGGGACCGGATCATAAAG GTGAACGGCTCGTTGGTGTCATCTATGTCACATCAGGAGGTGGTGAAGCTCATAAAAT CTGGAACATATGTCGCTCTTACGCTACAAGGACCACCCCCATCAGCCGCCTCCTTACCACTGGAACCCCTCCCTACTGACCTCACTCCGAATCAGAGAACATCTCTAGGTAGCGAGGctcccccacctccacctccacccttACCGTCTGGACCGAGCAGCGGCACTTCCCAAAGAATCACAGGACCCAAACCACTGCAG gaTCCAGAAGTGCAGAAACATGCAACTCAGATACTCAGGAAAATGCTGGAGCAGGAAGAAGCCGAACTGCAG GGCTTGAtggaggagcagctgaagaATCCGTCGCCATTGCTGGAGGAGCGGATTGAAAGCGCCAAGAGGAGAGCACACCAAGTCAGGGTCAAGATTCAGCAAGACCTG gaGGGAACACGATCAGAATCTGTCACAGGCTTCATCATTGCAGGAGAAG GACGACAGTCAGTGGATTCAAGTGAAGGAGACGTGGAA GCCTTTGAGAGTCCCCACTCCTCCCCCTCATTTTCCTTCAGGACTACCCATCACAGACGTCAGAGCTCCGACACAAACCCCCTGTATGATACG ggTGGGAAGGCCCAGATCATCAGCccggaggaggaagatgaagattaTGATGGCTATGCCTTTAATGAG ATGGATGGCCTGTTCCAGGACATCGAGTCATTGAAGTCACGACCAGCACACATGACCGTGTTCATGAGATACGTTTTCACCCAGCTGTTAGACCCCAACCCTCTG CTGTTTTACTTGTCCGTAGAAGCTTACTTAGGCTCCAGTCCTAAAGATGCTCGGGCACTTGCTCCTCAGATCTGCTCCCATTTCCTGGACCCAGACGCT CCTTTGAAAATCAAAGTACGAGAGGAGTATCTCACAGACATAG AAAGCCGACTTCATGCCCAGGAGGACATCAGGGGACCTCTatctgagctgcagcagcaggtgctgCCGGACATCCAGGACCAGATACAAGACTACAG GAACAAGCAGATGATGGGTCTTGGCTCTCTGTTTGGAGAAGGAGACCTGCAGCTCCTGGATGGAGACCCAGTCAAAGAGAGACAGGTGGTGGACAGACAGGTCACCGCTCTCTGGGAGATATT atCAAAACATGAAGAAGACAGAAG TTCTCCTCTGGCATCAGCTGTGCTCCTGTACCTGCGTCATTCTGGCATCAAGCTCAGAGACTCCAAGGTCTTTCCTGGTCTGAGCACCGAGAAGGAGAAGTGGCTCGCTTTCTTAAAGACGAAAAAG CTGACGGGGAACAAGAAAGACAAAgatggagaggataaaaaaagaaaccccATCCTGAAGTACATCGGCAAACCCCGGAGCACCTCTCAATCCA cATTCCATGTCCCGTTGTCACCCACCGAAG TTCGTCCTGGCAGTGTTAGGAACATCATTCAGCAGTTTGAGAATAACCCAGACATGCCAGGAGAGGAGGGCGGTGACTCTGCAGACCCCCAGCGGCTCTCCTCCAGCAGCCTGTGCGAGGAGGGCATGGACAG TCCGGCGGTCTCGACGCGTCTGGCACGCAGCGAGTCGCTGAAGGCTCAGGGAGAAGGTCGCAGACGGGGCGTTGCTTCAGGAGCCGAGACTGTCCCCCGTTCCCGTAGCGACGTGGATATGGAGGACTGTGGGGAGGAGAGGGAGCAGTCAGGCCTCCGTTTGCTGCAGCATAGCGCCTCGTCGTCTGCGTCCAGCAGCTCTGCCAG GTCTCTAGAGAACCCTACACCCCCATACACCCCTCGGTCTAGACGCAG GAGTGTGGATTCAACGTTAGCGCTGCTGCCAGATGCTGCAGCGTTGGAGGAGGAAGTGTGTGATGGTCAGAACTGGCAGGATACAGTTTCTCCTCAGCTGCTTGCAACACTCAGCCCGAGGGAAGTGGACCGACAGGCTGTCATATACG aGCTGTACACCACTGAGGTGTCCCACCTGCGGACCCTACGGGTTCTGGACAAGGTTTTCTTTGAGAAGATGAGGTCTGTGCTGAACTCTGAGGAGCTGGCCTGCATCTTCCCGAACCTGCATCATGTCTACAAACTCCACG CAAGTCTGTGCGAAGCAATGAAAAAGCGAAGAGAAACTCCCACAGTTCAGGAGATCGGGGATGTTATGCTTGCTAGG TTTGAGGGTGCAGCTGGGGAGGAGTTTCAGGATCAGGCGACGCTGCTGTGCTGCCAGCAGACTCAGGCTCTGGAGCTCATCAAGAACAAAAAACGGAAAGATCCGCGCTTCGCTCATCTTATacag GAGTGTGAAGCAAGTCCTCAGTGTCGACGGCTGCAGCTCAAAGACCTGCTGGTGTCCGAGATGCTGAGACTCACCAAGTACCCTCTGCTGCTGGATAACATCATCAAACACACAGAGG CCGGTTCATCGGACCTCCCCGCACTTCAGCGTGCGCAGGCTTGTTGCCGAGGGATACTGCAGGTTGTCAACGAGGGCGTCAGGGAAACAGAACATCGTCAATGCCTCAGCCAATACCAGCGCAGACTGGACGCTGCTCCTCAGTTCAAG AATCTGGACCTCACCACCAAGAGAATGATTCATGAAGGGCCTCTCACTTGGAGGATTAACAGAGATAAGCAGATCG AGATCCAGGCGCTGCTGCTGTCGGATTACCTGGTCCTTCTTCAGAGAGGCCCGGATGACCGGCTGCAGCTCCGATATCCATCCCGCTGgttgggaggaggaggaggtggaggcggaGATAGCAAGACTTCATTCAGCCCTCTGGTGAAGCTGGACTCACTGCTCGTCCGCTCAGTCGCTACAG ACAACAAAGCTTTGTACGTCATCAGCACCACAGAGAGGCAGATCTACGAGCTGGTGGCGGGGACgtcatcagagaaaaacaa CTGGAAAGATTTACTAGAAAAGACCATCTCCTCAGCTGGAGGCTCATCGCCTCTAATCAAGCACACAATGCCGCTGTC CTCACCCAGTCTACGCAGTGCTTCCCCCGTTTCAACTGGCAGTAATGTCTTTGGAG ACACCTCCATGGCGGAGCAGTCTGATTCCACAGAGACTCATTCCTCAAACGATGACAATATCTCTGAAAACACCCCCATGGACCAATCAGGAGCTTTCAACTGCAGTGAAGGACAAGCGTTTGGTGTTGCAGAAGCTGCTTTACAAGATG TTGAAACCCTTCGGCAGCTCATATTGCGGGATCTGGAAGAAGACGGCTGGAGCCACGATTCAGACGACACACCCACCAACGAGACGACCAATGGAAGGAGCTCCTTCACTGCGAGACAGCGACCAGAGTCTCTGGAGACCGTCCTCAACTTCAGCACCAATGAATGGGACGCGGAGCCAGAGGAGGTTCCAACTCCTTCAGACTCGCGGCCGTGCAGCGTTCAGGTTGTGAGGAAAG CTGTGGTTGCgggtcctcttcctcctccttcctgtTCTTCTGTCCCTGATGACATCACTGATGATGTCGGCCTCCCCTCCAATCAATCATCCAAGTCAAGAG GAAACACTTTCTACTTGGTAATGCCCACAGAGCAGGGCGAGAGCCTTACTGATGATATCAACGACCCTCCTACGCCCACCGCCACCAACTTCCCTCAGCCTCCGGTGGGAGTGATGACATTTCAGATGCAACCAGAGGAGGAAGCAGCCTCCTCTACAGAGTTCAACCAGTCAGAGACGATGCAGCTCgaacaagaaaaaggaaaaaaaggcagCCCATTGCAAGCTGCAAATCAGAATCATGTGATCAAAAATGTGGATGAGATTTTTCACACGATCGAGGGGTTGATGTGCAAGTTGCGCAAACTGAAG GAAATTGAGAAGGCCCATCATCGTCTCCTGGAAACACTAAGAGAGTCCTCTGTCAATCAGGAGTCAGAGGACCAGCACTGTTGCTCGGCAACCGTCTCCAGAACACCCTCTATGGACCGCAGTTCAGGAGATG GGAAAGAGGGAAGTCCAGCAGAGTCCAAAATTCTTTCAACTGGATTTTGA